CCATATTCTTCACCAAACATTAAGAGAAATCCAATTATTATCATCTCAATTGAAGGGAAATTACTTAATTCCGATAATTTGTCTGAATTAAATTTACCGATACCTGTTAAAGAAACTACGATAGCCACAAGTCCAATAAATAATAATGGGTAAATAAGTGAGAATAGAATTGATTTAAGATTTATTCTAGTAGTTATAGGTCTAAAAACTAATTTGAACGACTTATAGCGTATCGAATTTATAGTAGTGCCCACAATTGCAGGAATTAACATAACCAAAGGAAATAATTGCACTGTTTCCGGTTTTGAAAAAAGTAACAAAGTGATACTCCAACTAACAGTGAGTACAATCACGATAAAAATTACCGAATATTTAATTTCTTTCTTCATCTGTTTTGAAAGTTTAAATTTTTTTACAAAAATGTGCCATAACCGTCTGCTGGTAAATTTTGTGCGGGTGTCTGCCGCGTTTCATTATACACCGTTAAACAACTTTACTAAGATAAAACTTAGTCAGTGAACTACAAAACCCCGCATTGAATTTGAATGCGTGTTACCAAACGTATTTTATCTATTTCTTAAGTTCTTTAGGTTTTAGATTTTCTATAACCTTAGCATCAACCCAGTAAAAATCACTACTTTCTGTCACTGGATTTCTTCTGGAGAAAAATAAATACTTTCCGTCAAGTGATATTCGGGCACAGTAGTCTGAGTTCTCAGTATTAATAAGCTTCCCCATATTTACTGCTTTAGTCCATGAATTGGACTCAATATCTTTAAAGCTAATATAAAGATCATTCTCACCTTCCCCACCAGATCTCCTTGAATGAAAAATCAGATAACTTTCATCAGGAGCAACAATTGGATCAAGATCGGTAGAATCTGAATTGATCTCATCTCCAAGTTTTTCGGGTTCTAAGTAATTGCTATTTTCGTTTTTGGTAACAGAAATGTTTGGTCCGTGTTTTCCAAAAAAGTATATATTACCATTTTTAGCAATTGTCGGATGAACTTCATTGCTGTCAGAATTTACAGATAATCCTAAATTTTTAGGTTCACTCCACAAACCTTCAATTCTTTCAACATACCAGATATCTGCATCTTTTTTTGGTTCTCCATCTTTTTCCAATGGTCTTTTTGAACTAAAGTAGAGTCGTTTGCCATCAGGGGCGGCTGTTAAATCCCAATCCATAAATTCTCCTGAGAAAGATGCTATTGTGTCTTGTGTCCATGTCCCATTTACAATTTTCCTAAACCTAATTTGGGGAAATGGACGCTCCCATTGCGAATAATATAATTCTGTTCCTTCTTGCAAGAAGTTAATACCTAAAGCAAATTTTCCAGGATTTGGTAATATTCCTAGTGCAAATATTTCAGGAATTAACCCAGGTGGTTTTTGACCAAGATATGAACCTTTAATAATTGGAAGATCAGAATTTGTTTCAGCTTTTTTTTGCGAAAATGTAGAATTTAAAATTATAAATAATGTCAAAATGGTTAATGTTGTTTTCATTATAGTTTTTTTCATTTATTTTTTATATTAATATTTAATTATTGATGCATCTATAAATAATATGACTCTTTTATATAAAGAACGTTACTTTATTTTTTATTATAAAACTATTTAGATAGTATGCTTAGTTTATTCTACAAGCTCAATTTGTAGATAATTATTCTGTCTTGTAATTTTTATCTATTACGAACCTATTATATCGTGAAAAAAGACTCTAAAATTTTATGCTTAACAAAAAGAATAGAACTACTTGAGTTATTGAATTCGGAGTTTTTTTTAATATGTTTGGTAACGGGTTGCAGCTACAAGAAGTTGGCGATTTCGGAGACGAAAACTGTCTGCCAGCACTGCACTTGACACGAAGCATAAAGCTTCATTTAACCACTAAACCGCCAATTTCTTGTAGGTGCTGTTATCTGCTGCCCTTTTTCTCATTCTGAATATTTGACTTTTACTCACTATTGTTTAGCTTGGTATTTAGACTTCAAATCAAATTATCAGTTTAGTTTTCACTCTTTTTACTTGTTCTAAATTTCTTTTTAAATGTCCAGCCTACGCTTAAGCCTGCGCGTATTAAAAAACGATTTCCTAGAAAGGCCACACTAGAAAAATATTCGGTGTACGAATCATCTATATTTGTTTTAATTCCATTTTTACCTCTTACTCCACCGTAAGAGCTTATTCCTGCTATGTGAGGGGTTAGTGTTGCGCGTAAAAAAAGTCCACCATTCGGATTTTGGTAACGATACCCGATTTTTGGAGTAAAATATGCGAAAAAATTATGTTCGTGTCCAATAAATTGTTCATAATGATAAACACCATTGTCGTCCTTGTATCCATAGCTTACAGGGATATTGCCTTCCCTTAAATACATTGCTGTTAAGCCAATGCCTAATTCAAGTTTGCTTTTTCTTTTTCCAAATAGTATATTATAAGAAGCAGGCACAGAAAAAACAAAATAATCCGGAATAGGAATCAATGTTAACCCTCCGGTGAACGAAGTTTTCATTTTTTTCTCCGTTCGATAAAGTCTGTCAAATGAAACTGAAGGATAAAGTCCTTGTCCTGCATATTCAATGTAAATCGAATTTCGTTTTATTGGTGCAACTATATTTGTATCTTGGCTCAAAGCAAGTGCTGGACAAATAATGGTAATGAGTAATGTTATGATTGTTTTCATGCTGTTTTACTTTAAGCCGTTGATGTCATATTTTGAAACAAATTCCCAAACCAATTCTGCGGTGTTCTTTCCTTGATATGTAGTGTTAAACCAAACATGATTTCCTCCAATATATTTGTAATGCTCGACTGAAACAGAACTATCTCCTTGGTCATATATATAATGCTCAATTGTCATTCCTCCACTATTGTCTGTATTTACAGTTGGAGTAGTAGTTGTATTGTTAAAATTAATCCAATAATCTAAAGTGCTTTGTGCAGAGCTGAATTCGTTCCCTCCGTTATATGGAAGCACTTCATCAGCAGTTCCATGAAGATGAATTATCGGCATAGGGTGATTAGTTGGTCCTGTACAATCTAACATTGATCCAGAAACAGAGGCTACAGCAGCAATTAAATTACTTTTATAATGAGCAAGTCCATAGGCCATCATTCCTCCATTTGAATATCCGGCAACATAAATTCTTTCCATATCTATATTGTAATCAGATGAAAGCCCATAAATCAAAGACTCTATAAAACCTACGTCATCAATATCACTTTTATTGTCTCCGCCTGGTGGGCAAGCGTTCCAATGCGAAAAACCATTTAATAAGCTTCCTTGAGGATAGACAAGAATGAAGTTGTTTGCCTCGGCTACCGCACGCATGTCGGCTTCGTTTATATAGTCTTTTATTTTACCTCCATAGCCATGAAAATTAAAAAGGAGTGGAACCATAGTGTTTCCATTGTATGACTGAGGGACATAAAGAATATATTCTCGTGTAATACCATCGTGTTGGATTCTTCGCACGTGTAAGTCATTGTTGTATAATTCTCTTGAGGTTTTTTTACAAGAAAAAATCAAAACGGCTAATAAGAAAATTGAAATAATATTTTTCATCTATTTAATCATTTAGTAATTCATTTTTATTCAGTGTTATCAGTTGGTTGGTATATTAGATTTAAGTTGCTGACATATTTTTAGTTTCATAGGGTTGCAGATAACGGTTACGTATATGAAACGTTTGGCATTTCGAAGCACTTTCCTGTCAAGTTACAAGTACTTTTGATACGGGCTGAAATGCTCGATAAACCACTGACTGCCAAATGTTTTATATACGATGTTATAGCCATGTGCTTTTTTTTCCAGAGTCTAATTGGTATTGAATTTTTTA
Above is a window of Lentimicrobium sp. L6 DNA encoding:
- a CDS encoding PHB depolymerase family esterase; protein product: MKNIISIFLLAVLIFSCKKTSRELYNNDLHVRRIQHDGITREYILYVPQSYNGNTMVPLLFNFHGYGGKIKDYINEADMRAVAEANNFILVYPQGSLLNGFSHWNACPPGGDNKSDIDDVGFIESLIYGLSSDYNIDMERIYVAGYSNGGMMAYGLAHYKSNLIAAVASVSGSMLDCTGPTNHPMPIIHLHGTADEVLPYNGGNEFSSAQSTLDYWINFNNTTTTPTVNTDNSGGMTIEHYIYDQGDSSVSVEHYKYIGGNHVWFNTTYQGKNTAELVWEFVSKYDINGLK
- a CDS encoding PD40 domain-containing protein, with translation MKKTIMKTTLTILTLFIILNSTFSQKKAETNSDLPIIKGSYLGQKPPGLIPEIFALGILPNPGKFALGINFLQEGTELYYSQWERPFPQIRFRKIVNGTWTQDTIASFSGEFMDWDLTAAPDGKRLYFSSKRPLEKDGEPKKDADIWYVERIEGLWSEPKNLGLSVNSDSNEVHPTIAKNGNIYFFGKHGPNISVTKNENSNYLEPEKLGDEINSDSTDLDPIVAPDESYLIFHSRRSGGEGENDLYISFKDIESNSWTKAVNMGKLINTENSDYCARISLDGKYLFFSRRNPVTESSDFYWVDAKVIENLKPKELKK